One window from the genome of Campylobacter concisus encodes:
- a CDS encoding NifS family cysteine desulfurase, whose translation MRVYLDNNATTMVDPEAFELMKPYFCEKYGNPNSLHKFGSETHPALRTALDQLYAGLNAKDSDDIVVTSCATESNNWVVKGIYFDKIATGEKKRIVTTAVEHPAILATCKFLEKYGVELTVLDVNNDGIVTPEQLRAVMDENVALVSIMSANNETGMIFPVKELASIAHEYGALFHTDAVQAVGKIKINVQDLDVDFLSFSAHKFHGPKGVGALFIKNSMPLSSLLHGGEHMGGRRSGTLDVPGIIGMGKALELANKFMDYEHSHVRRLRDKLEDAILKIPDVSVVGKKEQRVPNTILASIKGVEGEAMLWDLNKAGIAASTGSACASETLESNPIMEAIGADKELAHTALRLSLSRFNTEEEIDYAIEHITKAVNRLRGISSTFAYAPEWHKSGL comes from the coding sequence TTGAGAGTATATTTAGACAATAACGCTACAACAATGGTTGATCCTGAAGCTTTTGAGCTTATGAAACCATATTTTTGTGAAAAATACGGCAATCCAAACTCGCTTCATAAATTTGGCTCTGAAACACATCCAGCTTTAAGAACAGCGCTAGATCAGCTCTATGCCGGACTAAACGCAAAAGATAGCGATGATATCGTTGTTACTTCATGTGCGACTGAGAGCAACAACTGGGTAGTAAAAGGCATCTACTTTGACAAAATAGCAACTGGCGAGAAAAAACGTATCGTAACAACCGCAGTTGAGCATCCAGCCATTTTGGCGACTTGTAAATTTTTAGAAAAATATGGCGTAGAGCTTACTGTTTTAGATGTAAATAACGATGGTATAGTCACGCCAGAACAGCTAAGAGCTGTAATGGATGAGAATGTGGCACTTGTTTCTATAATGAGCGCAAATAATGAAACCGGCATGATCTTTCCTGTAAAAGAGCTTGCCAGTATCGCTCATGAATATGGGGCTTTATTTCATACGGATGCCGTTCAAGCAGTTGGAAAGATAAAGATAAATGTTCAAGACCTTGACGTTGATTTTTTAAGCTTTTCTGCGCATAAATTTCACGGACCAAAGGGTGTTGGAGCACTATTTATAAAAAATAGTATGCCACTAAGTAGCTTGCTTCATGGCGGCGAGCATATGGGCGGACGCAGAAGCGGCACGCTTGATGTTCCTGGCATCATCGGCATGGGTAAAGCACTTGAACTGGCAAATAAATTTATGGATTATGAGCACTCTCATGTTCGCCGTTTGCGTGATAAGCTTGAAGATGCAATTTTAAAAATTCCTGACGTTAGCGTTGTAGGAAAAAAAGAACAACGTGTACCAAATACCATTTTGGCTTCTATAAAAGGCGTTGAAGGCGAAGCTATGCTTTGGGATCTAAACAAAGCTGGCATCGCAGCTTCAACTGGCTCAGCATGTGCAAGTGAAACATTGGAGAGTAACCCTATCATGGAGGCCATAGGGGCAGATAAAGAGCTAGCTCACACCGCACTTAGACTATCTCTTTCTAGATTTAATACAGAAGAAGAGATTGATTATGCGATCGAGCACATAACAAAGGCAGTAAATAGACTAAGGGGCATCTCTAGTACATTTGCCTACGCCCCAGAATGGCATAAGAGTGGATTATAA
- a CDS encoding thioredoxin reductase → MDNNNTYMVIAPNGNMIEIDKKTNLIASKNIKNDSVYLEEKSKMLLEARSILDSSPYKNYKPLYYNPKPNSLGQTDYLSFKPWLDISYKPSSTKLSPWTKSEKAYYESLKDKRDRYIYLVKRSNLKCTMIDIPEDAIARVDSKGKLTKPEYAEIYDEVNANKGTLKSMLFSAEWGICAGILGDPMGFSHGNEAGFKARDYQRIFLAAQLGIVKALEFLGDLFEYTTYDIGLNKNLQMVEEFRKLFTNPPLDEYGMMPYLDEIVGNYFVMDFNRDNLVVIPDGGFYAGLRELVEDKGKLLDPRDLDANETTRNEFDNFIKKVLDDNKEDFKGGFPAEWDERRLSLYIDSTILESKIMSLTPPEGYPNAPYYNTPEELTRLYEAGKLDKKLNPLTPVMYRESFPEDLRQKILSYAKEHNIKD, encoded by the coding sequence ATGGATAACAATAATACATATATGGTAATAGCTCCGAATGGAAATATGATCGAGATTGATAAGAAGACTAATTTAATAGCTTCTAAAAATATCAAAAATGATAGTGTATACTTAGAGGAAAAATCTAAAATGCTCCTTGAAGCTCGCTCCATCCTAGACTCATCTCCATATAAAAACTATAAACCCCTATACTATAATCCTAAGCCAAATTCTCTAGGTCAAACAGACTATCTATCATTTAAACCATGGCTAGATATTAGCTATAAACCAAGCTCAACTAAACTATCACCTTGGACTAAATCAGAAAAAGCTTACTATGAAAGCTTAAAAGATAAAAGAGATAGATATATCTATCTAGTAAAAAGAAGTAATCTAAAATGCACTATGATAGATATCCCTGAAGATGCAATAGCTAGAGTAGATAGCAAAGGCAAACTAACTAAACCTGAATATGCTGAAATTTATGATGAAGTAAATGCTAATAAAGGCACATTAAAATCGATGCTCTTTTCTGCAGAGTGGGGAATATGTGCTGGGATACTTGGAGATCCTATGGGCTTTTCACATGGAAATGAAGCAGGCTTTAAAGCAAGAGATTATCAAAGAATTTTCTTAGCAGCTCAATTAGGGATAGTAAAAGCTTTAGAATTCTTAGGTGATCTATTTGAATACACTACTTATGATATAGGTCTAAACAAAAATTTACAAATGGTAGAAGAGTTTAGAAAACTATTTACTAATCCTCCACTAGATGAATATGGTATGATGCCTTATCTTGATGAAATAGTAGGTAATTACTTTGTGATGGATTTTAATAGGGATAATTTAGTGGTTATACCAGATGGAGGCTTCTATGCTGGGCTTAGAGAACTTGTAGAAGATAAAGGTAAACTACTAGACCCTAGAGACCTAGATGCTAATGAGACTACAAGAAATGAATTTGATAACTTTATAAAGAAAGTTCTAGATGACAATAAAGAGGATTTTAAAGGTGGGTTTCCTGCAGAGTGGGATGAAAGAAGACTATCTCTTTACATCGACTCCACCATCCTAGAATCTAAAATAATGTCCCTAACCCCACCTGAGGGCTATCCTAATGCACCATACTATAACACACCTGAAGAGCTAACAAGACTATATGAAGCTGGTAAATTAGACAAAAAGCTAAATCCACTAACGCCAGTAATGTATAGAGAAAGTTTTCCTGAAGATCTTAGGCAAAAGATATTAAGCTATGCCAAAGAGCATAATATAAAGGATTAA